The Virgibacillus dokdonensis genome includes a window with the following:
- a CDS encoding tyrosine-type recombinase/integrase has product MGKIKEDLPILFRTFLSIKIAEGKAESTIKQYEDNYAYFERFLELREMPKSFSELNRTLFRDYITYMQKEIITFDGHHYKSKKQRKKGLASGTINTRLKTLRVMFRCLYEEEITSNNPMAGIKNIPDPVDNIEVLSIDEMRGLLQAPDKTSYAGMRDVSLLYLSIDSMARIGELTQLKSNDFDFDHNTVTIRAGVAKNRKPRTLPLRPATTKLVKRLVLANEDFDTEYVFLTNYGEPIDRDLFRKRLYEYGDKAKIKKKVHPHLLRHSAATAFLEDGGSIRHLQMLLGHSDLRMVLRYTHLSNKAVEGQHTLHSPINKIADKRNRPRKTKI; this is encoded by the coding sequence GTGGGCAAAATTAAAGAGGATTTACCTATATTATTTCGAACATTCCTATCAATTAAAATTGCCGAGGGTAAGGCAGAATCAACTATAAAACAATACGAAGATAATTACGCATATTTTGAGAGATTCCTTGAATTGCGAGAGATGCCTAAATCTTTTAGTGAGTTAAATCGAACGTTATTTCGGGACTATATCACGTATATGCAAAAAGAGATTATTACTTTTGACGGACACCACTATAAAAGTAAAAAGCAACGTAAAAAAGGGCTAGCATCAGGAACTATCAATACTAGATTAAAAACGCTTAGGGTGATGTTTAGGTGTCTGTACGAGGAAGAAATAACATCAAATAATCCAATGGCGGGTATAAAGAACATTCCCGACCCAGTAGATAATATCGAAGTATTGTCAATTGACGAAATGAGGGGGTTGCTACAAGCACCGGATAAAACAAGTTACGCAGGAATGCGTGATGTTTCACTTTTATATCTTTCAATTGATTCTATGGCTCGAATTGGCGAGTTAACGCAATTAAAGAGTAACGATTTTGACTTTGACCATAACACCGTAACTATAAGAGCGGGAGTTGCTAAAAACAGAAAACCACGTACTTTGCCACTAAGACCGGCTACGACGAAACTTGTTAAGCGATTGGTTCTAGCAAATGAGGATTTTGATACAGAATACGTGTTTTTAACTAACTATGGAGAGCCAATAGATAGGGATTTATTTAGAAAGAGACTTTACGAGTATGGAGATAAAGCGAAAATTAAAAAGAAGGTACACCCTCATTTGTTGAGACACTCCGCAGCTACTGCTTTTTTAGAAGATGGAGGTTCAATAAGGCATCTGCAAATGCTACTCGGTCACTCCGACTTGCGGATGGTTTTGCGATACACTCACTTATCAAACAAAGCGGTTGAGGGACAGCATACGTTGCACTCGCCGATAAATAAA